The genomic window GCGGCGCTTGTGCAGCAGCGGCTCCGCCCGCCAGAGATTGGCTTCGAAGAAGCGTTGCTTTTCAGCTCTGCAATCCGGTCAGCCTCAATCGCAGCGCCTAAAAGCACGCATCCCGAGCAGCAGCAATACCGAAGAGAGCAACAACAATGCCCACTGTCCGAGGGTTGGAACGGGTGCAGGTGTCGCGGCAGCGGCTATGACAATGGTGGCCACCGCGCTGGCGCACACAGCTGGGTTCAGCGCTGGCAGCGCGCAGACTTGGTAAGGGTAGCTGTAGCTGCCCGGCGTCGTGCCTGCCGCGACCGTGATGGTGCCGTCGGTACCCATACTGATCGAGCCGGCCGCCGGTGTCGGCGCGGTACCAGGCAGGACGCTGACGTTGGTGCCCACAATGGCCGCAGCGCCATCGACGGTGTCGTTGTCCACCACGCTGGTGGTGGTGGAGCCGGTATTGGGCACGGTGTAGCTGTCATCGTTGGCGACGATGACAGGAAACAAGCCAGACAGGTCGACATCATCAAAATCAACTGATATGTAGCCTGCGGCGGCGCTGTCCGGTGCGGGTGCCAGCAAAAACGCCACTTGCTGCGCGTCTGCAGGGATCGTGAAGTCGACGGTGCACTGCGTCCAGACTGCAGTATTGGGGCACTGTTGGGTTTCCTGCAACGTCCAACCTGAAACTCCAGCGGTGGTATTACGGCTATAGATCTGAATCAACCCATTTCCGCCTGGATACCCCCCATACGACGTATTCG from Burkholderiaceae bacterium includes these protein-coding regions:
- a CDS encoding IPTL-CTERM sorting domain-containing protein; translation: MIEQMKCWFSKSLRARLEGKTRSARVLLIGVLWGAVAVPATAQVIGFEVPFGGSQASCNGGVHGYSGTAPTLCMQNMDTDWSDGIGELNTVALRMDGERVCGTDAPAHGGSCYLSLLRNANDGFMPTAPWNGSWQNGAPDQQGAVFNVSSTGVGMRSISVFSRANPIARYANTSYGGYPGGNGLIQIYSRNTTAGVSGWTLQETQQCPNTAVWTQCTVDFTIPADAQQVAFLLAPAPDSAAAGYISVDFDDVDLSGLFPVIVANDDSYTVPNTGSTTTSVVDNDTVDGAAAIVGTNVSVLPGTAPTPAAGSISMGTDGTITVAAGTTPGSYSYPYQVCALPALNPAVCASAVATIVIAAAATPAPVPTLGQWALLLLSSVLLLLGMRAFRRCD